The Gloeocapsa sp. DLM2.Bin57 genome has a window encoding:
- a CDS encoding NAD(P)H-quinone oxidoreductase: MTLLITGKSFIRTLEKNGALGVYAPLEGGFEGRYQRRLRSAGYRSIQITARGLGDLSAYLTDVHGVRPAHLGKKNIGQEAAVGPINYVPGIASYQLSCLPPKYKGIVLWIIEGFVLSRAEKQYLINLAKSEPRLKVVVELGGDRYFRFSPLADVA, encoded by the coding sequence ATGACACTACTAATCACAGGTAAATCATTTATTCGTACTTTAGAAAAAAACGGCGCTCTAGGGGTTTATGCTCCTTTAGAGGGAGGATTTGAAGGACGTTATCAACGACGTTTACGCAGTGCAGGTTATAGAAGTATCCAGATCACCGCTAGAGGTCTTGGTGATTTGAGTGCTTATTTAACCGATGTTCATGGAGTACGTCCTGCTCACCTAGGTAAAAAAAATATCGGTCAGGAAGCAGCAGTAGGACCTATTAATTATGTACCAGGTATCGCCAGTTATCAGCTTAGTTGTCTTCCCCCTAAGTATAAAGGAATAGTGCTCTGGATTATTGAGGGTTTTGTCCTCTCTCGCGCGGAAAAACAATATCTGATTAACTTGGCTAAAAGTGAGCCTCGTTTAAAAGTAGTTGTTGAATTAGGGGGCGATCGCTATTTTCGTTTTTCTCCCCTAGCAGATGTAGCTTAA
- a CDS encoding pentapeptide repeat-containing protein yields MPSTEQLSLIKQGVKQWNDWRKNNSLIPVDLSNADLRQLDLAQVTLWDANLQGANLAQANLTKSDLRGANLTKANLSGANLAEADLRNANFTQANLSQAILEGANLSGALLIQANLEDSNFNEAILTASCLDNCSINQGILLKNLTCNYIYFAPNKLNRFPETGNLEPGELVNILQKDFISVTTEPTGIESKSLEVFDQLSELNYQEVKQDNTILEKTAITIAELIEKVSVDLPESPTRHVKVATKVISLLQGNQEFLSKFHQLKVEDKLDELEVLIPNPAVKFIIIGLKK; encoded by the coding sequence ATGCCATCAACAGAACAACTATCTCTGATCAAACAAGGGGTAAAACAATGGAATGATTGGAGAAAGAATAATTCTCTCATTCCTGTAGATTTGAGTAACGCTGATTTAAGACAACTAGATTTGGCTCAAGTCACTCTTTGGGATGCCAACCTACAAGGAGCAAATTTAGCACAAGCTAATCTGACTAAGTCTGATTTACGTGGAGCTAATCTGACTAAAGCTAATCTTTCAGGAGCTAATTTAGCAGAAGCAGATTTACGCAACGCTAACTTTACTCAAGCTAATCTCAGTCAAGCTATCCTAGAAGGAGCTAATTTAAGTGGTGCATTATTGATTCAAGCTAACCTTGAAGATAGTAATTTTAATGAAGCTATTTTAACCGCTAGTTGTCTAGACAATTGCTCGATTAATCAAGGTATATTGTTAAAAAATTTAACTTGCAATTATATTTATTTTGCTCCTAATAAACTCAATCGATTCCCTGAAACTGGAAATTTAGAACCAGGAGAATTAGTTAATATTCTGCAAAAAGATTTTATTTCTGTAACAACTGAACCAACAGGGATTGAGTCAAAATCTTTAGAGGTTTTTGACCAGTTATCAGAGTTAAATTATCAAGAAGTTAAACAAGATAATACTATTCTTGAAAAAACCGCTATTACTATAGCTGAGTTAATTGAAAAAGTCTCGGTTGATTTACCTGAATCTCCGACTCGTCACGTGAAAGTAGCCACAAAAGTAATTAGCTTATTGCAAGGTAATCAAGAGTTTTTAAGTAAATTCCATCAACTCAAAGTAGAGGATAAACTAGATGAATTAGAGGTATTAATACCTAATCCTGCGGTTAAATTTATTATTATTGGCTTGAAAAAATAA
- a CDS encoding acetolactate synthase large subunit: MGELNTAELLVQCLENEGVEYVFGLPGEENLHILQALKHSSIQFITVRHEQGAAFMADVYGRLTGKAGVCLSTLGPGATNLMTGVADANLDGAPLVAITGQVGTDRMHIESHQYLDLVAMFAPVTKWNKQIVRPSNTSEIIRKAFKVAQSEKPGAVHIDLPENIAAMPVVGQPLSQDSREKTYASFRSTNQAAVAISKAKNPIILAGNGAIRAGASEVLTDFATQLNIPVANSFMGKGAIPYTHPLALWTVGLQQRDHINCAFEQSDLIIAIGYDLIEYSPKKWNPQGDIPIIHIGINHAEIDSSYIPLVEVVGDISDSLKEILKRADRTGMKTPFAASLRPEIRQDYEQYAEDTGFPIKPQKIIYDLRQVMGPEDVVISDVGAHKMWMARHYHCDCPNTCIISNGFAAMGIAIPGAIAAKLVRPEQKVVAVTGDGGFMMNCQELETALRIGTPFVTLIFNDNGYGLIGWKQFTQFGETNFIDFSNPDFVKFAESMGLKGYRVESAEDLIPTLKMALAQDVPAVIDCPVDYGENIKLSQKSGDLSCQIWE, encoded by the coding sequence ATGGGGGAACTAAATACGGCTGAATTACTAGTACAATGTTTGGAAAATGAAGGAGTAGAATATGTCTTTGGACTTCCTGGAGAGGAAAATTTACATATTCTACAAGCCTTGAAGCATTCGTCAATTCAGTTTATCACAGTACGTCATGAACAAGGGGCCGCTTTTATGGCTGATGTCTATGGACGTTTGACAGGAAAAGCGGGAGTCTGTTTATCCACCCTAGGTCCTGGGGCTACTAATTTAATGACAGGAGTAGCCGACGCTAATCTAGATGGTGCTCCACTAGTAGCGATTACAGGACAGGTGGGCACAGATAGGATGCACATCGAATCTCACCAATATTTGGACTTGGTGGCAATGTTTGCTCCTGTGACCAAATGGAATAAACAAATCGTTAGACCAAGCAATACTTCTGAAATTATTCGTAAAGCATTTAAAGTGGCTCAATCGGAAAAACCAGGAGCAGTCCACATAGATTTACCAGAAAATATAGCAGCTATGCCTGTTGTTGGTCAACCCTTGAGTCAAGATAGTCGGGAAAAAACTTACGCTTCTTTCCGCAGTACTAATCAAGCAGCTGTAGCTATTTCTAAAGCTAAAAACCCTATCATCCTAGCAGGAAATGGCGCAATTCGCGCAGGAGCTTCAGAAGTGCTGACAGATTTTGCTACACAATTGAATATACCAGTGGCTAATAGTTTTATGGGTAAAGGTGCTATTCCCTATACTCATCCTTTAGCTCTGTGGACTGTAGGTTTACAACAAAGAGACCATATCAATTGTGCTTTTGAACAAAGCGATCTGATCATCGCTATTGGCTATGATTTGATCGAGTATTCACCGAAAAAATGGAATCCTCAAGGTGATATTCCGATTATTCATATCGGTATCAATCACGCTGAAATCGATAGCAGCTATATACCTCTAGTAGAAGTAGTTGGGGATATCTCTGACTCTCTCAAAGAAATTCTTAAACGTGCCGATCGCACGGGAATGAAAACACCTTTTGCCGCTAGCTTACGTCCTGAAATTCGTCAGGATTACGAACAATACGCCGAGGATACGGGTTTTCCTATTAAACCTCAAAAAATTATCTACGATTTGAGGCAAGTAATGGGACCTGAAGACGTGGTTATCTCCGATGTGGGAGCACATAAAATGTGGATGGCTCGTCATTATCACTGTGATTGTCCTAATACCTGTATCATTTCTAATGGGTTTGCTGCTATGGGTATCGCTATTCCAGGAGCGATCGCCGCTAAATTAGTACGTCCTGAACAAAAAGTAGTCGCTGTCACTGGTGATGGTGGTTTCATGATGAATTGTCAAGAGTTAGAAACCGCTTTGAGAATCGGTACTCCCTTTGTTACCCTTATTTTCAACGATAATGGCTATGGTTTAATCGGTTGGAAACAATTCACTCAATTTGGTGAGACTAATTTTATCGATTTTAGTAACCCTGATTTCGTCAAATTCGCTGAAAGTATGGGTTTAAAAGGTTATCGTGTCGAATCAGCCGAGGATTTAATCCCTACCCTCAAAATGGCTTTAGCTCAAGATGTACCCGCAGTCATCGATTGTCCCGTTGATTACGGTGAAAACATTAAACTTTCCCAAAAATCTGGGGACTTAAGCTGTCAAATCTGGGAATAA
- a CDS encoding ferredoxin:protochlorophyllide reductase (ATP-dependent) subunit B produces MKLAYWMYAGPAHIGTLRIASSFQNVHAIMHAPLGDDYFNVMRSMLEREKDFTPVTASIVDRNVLARGSQERVVDNIVRKDGEEHPDLILLTPTCTSSILQEDLANFVERAQIDAKGDVMLADVNHYRFNELQAADRTLAQIVKFYVEKAQKKGELPTEKTAKPSVNIIGLTTLGFHNQHDCTELKRLMADLGIEVNAIIPQGAKVNNLKNLVKAWFNLVPYREIGLGTANYLFEQHNMPFVDISPMGVIETARCIRQIQKVLNAQGAEVNYESYLEEQTLHLSGAVWFSRSIDCQNLTGKKAVVFGDNTHAAAMTKILAKEMGIHVVLAGTYCKYDGDWFRAQVEDYCDRVLISDDNGEIGDQIAQLEPAAIFGTQMERHVGKRLNIPCGVIAAPIHIQNFTLGYKPFLGYEGTNQIADLVYNSFTLGMEDHLLEIFGGHDTKEVIHKGISADSDLTWSKEAQAELNKVPGFVRGKVKRNTEKFARDRSLTEITLEVMYAAKEAIGA; encoded by the coding sequence ATGAAATTAGCTTACTGGATGTATGCAGGTCCTGCACACATTGGTACTCTACGTATCGCTAGTTCTTTTCAAAATGTACACGCGATTATGCACGCTCCCCTAGGAGATGATTACTTTAACGTTATGCGCTCAATGTTAGAGCGAGAAAAAGATTTTACCCCCGTAACAGCTAGTATAGTAGATCGCAACGTCCTCGCCCGTGGTTCTCAAGAAAGAGTAGTAGATAATATTGTCCGTAAAGATGGTGAAGAGCATCCAGATTTAATCCTCTTGACTCCTACCTGCACATCTAGTATCCTGCAAGAGGATTTAGCTAATTTTGTTGAACGCGCTCAAATCGACGCTAAAGGTGATGTGATGCTCGCTGATGTCAATCACTACCGTTTTAATGAGTTACAAGCTGCCGATCGCACTTTAGCGCAAATTGTTAAATTTTATGTAGAAAAAGCCCAGAAAAAAGGTGAACTCCCCACGGAGAAGACAGCTAAACCCTCTGTAAATATTATTGGTTTAACTACCCTAGGTTTTCATAATCAGCACGATTGTACCGAGTTAAAACGCCTCATGGCTGATTTAGGTATCGAAGTTAACGCGATTATTCCTCAAGGAGCAAAGGTTAATAATCTGAAAAACTTAGTTAAAGCTTGGTTTAATTTAGTTCCCTATCGGGAAATTGGTTTAGGTACAGCTAATTATCTCTTTGAACAGCATAACATGCCTTTTGTAGATATTAGCCCCATGGGAGTAATAGAAACCGCGCGCTGTATCAGACAAATCCAAAAGGTTTTAAACGCACAGGGAGCAGAGGTAAATTATGAGTCTTATCTAGAAGAACAAACTTTACACCTCTCGGGTGCGGTTTGGTTTTCTCGCTCCATTGACTGTCAAAATCTCACGGGTAAAAAAGCCGTTGTCTTTGGGGATAATACCCACGCTGCAGCGATGACTAAGATTCTAGCTAAAGAAATGGGCATTCACGTAGTATTAGCGGGAACTTATTGTAAATACGATGGGGATTGGTTTAGAGCACAAGTAGAGGATTATTGCGATCGCGTCTTAATTAGTGATGACAATGGGGAAATCGGTGATCAAATTGCACAACTTGAACCCGCGGCGATTTTTGGTACACAGATGGAGCGTCACGTAGGGAAACGCTTAAATATTCCCTGTGGAGTAATTGCCGCACCTATTCATATCCAAAACTTTACTCTAGGTTATAAACCCTTTTTGGGTTATGAAGGCACAAATCAAATCGCTGATTTAGTTTATAATTCCTTTACCTTGGGGATGGAGGATCATCTCTTAGAAATCTTTGGGGGACATGATACTAAAGAAGTCATTCATAAAGGTATCTCAGCAGATTCTGATTTAACCTGGAGTAAAGAAGCGCAAGCAGAATTAAACAAAGTCCCAGGTTTTGTCAGAGGTAAAGTTAAACGCAATACCGAAAAATTTGCCCGCGATCGCTCCTTAACTGAGATTACCCTAGAAGTAATGTACGCAGCTAAAGAAGCGATTGGCGCGTGA